The Tubulanus polymorphus chromosome 1, tnTubPoly1.2, whole genome shotgun sequence genome contains a region encoding:
- the LOC141901403 gene encoding CTD small phosphatase-like protein isoform X2 translates to MDSTSIITSVREDDGIIPPFSPTAEKAPSSKVKPRKGIFGSLFCCFGNNATNSHNQAVPTEENGHPKTIQKYLLPPRRQTDLTKKTCIIDLDETLVHSSFKEVPNADFIVPVEIDGTVHQVYVLKRPFVDEFLQKMGELYECVLFTASLAKYADPVADLLDKWGVFRARLFRESCVYHRGNYVKDLSQLGRELSQVVIVDNSPASYIFHPDNAVPVQSWFDDMSDSELLDLLPFFESIAKEDNIYTILRNANTHHGPPS, encoded by the exons ATGGACAGTACGTCCATTATTACCTCAGTGAGGGAAGATGACGGTATTATACCTCCATTCTCGCCCACCGCAGAAAAAG caCCGTCCTCGAAGGTGAAACCACGAAAAGGTATCTTTGGTTCGTTATTTTGCTGTTTCGGAAATAATGCGACAAATTCTCACAATCAAGCAGTGCCTACTGAAGAAAATGGTCATCCGAAG ACGatacaaaaatatctgttgCCACCGCGGAGGCAGACTGATTTAACGAAAAAGACGTGTATTATAGATTTGGACGAAACTTTAGTTCATAGTTCTTTTAAG GAAGTTCCTAATGCTGATTTTATAGTTCCAGTTGAAATAGATGGAACAGTTCATCAG GTTTATGTATTAAAGCGGCCTTTTGTAGAtgaatttttacaaaaaatggGAGAGCTATACGAATGTGTATTATTTACTGCAAGTTTAGCGAag tatGCAGATCCTGTGGCTGACCTGCTCGATAAATGGGGTGTCTTCCGGGCACGATTATTCAGGGAATCCTGTGTCTATCACAGAGGAAATTATGTTAAG GACCTAAGTCAGTTGGGGAGAGAACTTTCACAAGTAGTGATAGTGGACAACTCGCCAGCCTCATACATCTTCCATCCAGATAATGCA GTACCTGTACAGTCATGGTTCGATGATATGTCAGATTCGGAACTGCTCGACCTGCTACCGTTCTTTGAATCGATAGCGAAAGAGGACAATATTTATACGATATTACGGAATGCCAACACTCACCACGGCCCACCTTCATAG
- the LOC141901403 gene encoding CTD small phosphatase-like protein isoform X1 gives MSIYYGAAAHYPNLICKSTAVTVRPQKKYRCKKAPSSKVKPRKGIFGSLFCCFGNNATNSHNQAVPTEENGHPKTIQKYLLPPRRQTDLTKKTCIIDLDETLVHSSFKEVPNADFIVPVEIDGTVHQVYVLKRPFVDEFLQKMGELYECVLFTASLAKYADPVADLLDKWGVFRARLFRESCVYHRGNYVKDLSQLGRELSQVVIVDNSPASYIFHPDNAVPVQSWFDDMSDSELLDLLPFFESIAKEDNIYTILRNANTHHGPPS, from the exons ATGTCTATTTATTATGGTGCTGCTGCACATTATCCAAATCTCATCTGCAAGTCAACGGCTGTAACTGTTCGACCtcaaaaaaaatatcgttGCAAAAAAG caCCGTCCTCGAAGGTGAAACCACGAAAAGGTATCTTTGGTTCGTTATTTTGCTGTTTCGGAAATAATGCGACAAATTCTCACAATCAAGCAGTGCCTACTGAAGAAAATGGTCATCCGAAG ACGatacaaaaatatctgttgCCACCGCGGAGGCAGACTGATTTAACGAAAAAGACGTGTATTATAGATTTGGACGAAACTTTAGTTCATAGTTCTTTTAAG GAAGTTCCTAATGCTGATTTTATAGTTCCAGTTGAAATAGATGGAACAGTTCATCAG GTTTATGTATTAAAGCGGCCTTTTGTAGAtgaatttttacaaaaaatggGAGAGCTATACGAATGTGTATTATTTACTGCAAGTTTAGCGAag tatGCAGATCCTGTGGCTGACCTGCTCGATAAATGGGGTGTCTTCCGGGCACGATTATTCAGGGAATCCTGTGTCTATCACAGAGGAAATTATGTTAAG GACCTAAGTCAGTTGGGGAGAGAACTTTCACAAGTAGTGATAGTGGACAACTCGCCAGCCTCATACATCTTCCATCCAGATAATGCA GTACCTGTACAGTCATGGTTCGATGATATGTCAGATTCGGAACTGCTCGACCTGCTACCGTTCTTTGAATCGATAGCGAAAGAGGACAATATTTATACGATATTACGGAATGCCAACACTCACCACGGCCCACCTTCATAG